The following proteins are co-located in the Frigidibacter mobilis genome:
- a CDS encoding chorismate mutase, with translation MTDAATRAAALLHDHRQSIDRLDAILLYTLAERFKHTQSVGRLKAEHNLPPSDPTREAAQIARLERLSQEADLDPEFARKFLTFIISEVIRHHEKLQK, from the coding sequence ATGACCGACGCCGCCACCCGCGCCGCAGCGCTGCTGCACGACCACCGCCAGTCCATCGACCGGCTCGACGCGATCCTGCTCTACACGCTGGCCGAACGCTTCAAGCACACCCAGTCCGTCGGCCGCCTGAAGGCCGAACACAACCTGCCGCCCTCGGACCCGACCCGGGAAGCGGCGCAGATCGCCCGTCTGGAACGGCTCTCGCAAGAGGCCGATCTCGACCCCGAATTCGCCCGCAAATTCCTGACCTTCATCATTTCCGAAGTCATCAGGCATCACGAGAAACTGCAGAAATAA
- a CDS encoding GNAT family N-acetyltransferase: protein MTVILSPTPVIETERLILRAPQAGDWPAWAEFAMDGRSRFVGGPLDREKAWRAFGHVIGMWVLRGFGTFVFAPKAGGPALGMCGPWYPEGWPEREIGWTLWSPEAEGKGYAFEAARAALTHAFGPLGWDTAVSYIDPANARSIALAERLGARRDDSAAHPGTDPCLVFRHPAPTGEYVA, encoded by the coding sequence ATGACCGTCATCCTCTCCCCCACCCCGGTGATCGAAACCGAACGCCTGATCCTGCGCGCCCCGCAGGCGGGCGACTGGCCGGCCTGGGCCGAGTTTGCGATGGACGGGCGCTCGCGCTTCGTCGGCGGCCCGCTGGACCGTGAAAAGGCCTGGCGTGCCTTCGGCCATGTCATCGGCATGTGGGTGCTGCGCGGCTTCGGCACCTTCGTTTTCGCGCCCAAGGCCGGCGGCCCCGCGCTTGGCATGTGCGGCCCCTGGTATCCCGAGGGCTGGCCGGAACGCGAGATCGGCTGGACCCTGTGGTCGCCCGAGGCCGAGGGCAAGGGCTATGCCTTCGAGGCGGCGCGCGCTGCCCTCACCCATGCCTTCGGCCCGCTCGGCTGGGACACCGCCGTCAGCTATATCGACCCGGCCAATGCCCGCTCCATCGCGCTGGCCGAACGCCTCGGCGCGCGGCGTGATGACAGCGCCGCCCATCCTGGGACCGACCCCTGCCTCGTGTTCCGTCACCCTGCCCCGACCGGGGAGTATGTCGCATGA